The Fragaria vesca subsp. vesca linkage group LG2, FraVesHawaii_1.0, whole genome shotgun sequence genome includes a window with the following:
- the LOC101299341 gene encoding putative laccase-9-like: MGLSKMGSMLGLLGVFLLDGLLLSMAYNVHHYSFILKETNFTRLCTTKPMLTVNEQFPGPTITVRKGDRAFVNVHNNGKYGVTIHWHGVKQPQNPWSDGPENITQCPIQPGKNFTYEVIFSDEEGTLWWHAHSDWSRATVHGPIVILPERGKSYPFPEPYAEKTVVLASWFNRDVKELIDNATAIGGDVDPSDAFTINGWPGALYNCSETISRLPVVFGKTYLFRLVSAVMNEEMFFAIAGHNFTVVAQDGSYIKPILTSYIMITPGQTMDILLTANQPPSYYYMAASPYFESGAPHDETTTTAILQYTNVIAAPANISMPTLPIETDNISADNFTSKIKALASKDHPISVPKNVTKQILITVSVNQLPCELGAGLCGGPNGNRLSASLNNISFDTPTTDILQAYYRSLPNVFDSDFPDQPPLYFNFSGVDSDTYLLPQVGTKVKLIEYGASVEIVFQGTNVGNPENHPMHLHGYSFYVVGSAYGNWNQTTSPATYNLIDPPAVNTVGVPRNGWTAIRFVADNPGVWFMHCHLERHASWGMDAVLIVKNGSKKKTSIRRPPPNLPICA, from the exons ATGGGATTGAGCAAAATGGGTTCCATGCTAGGGCTCTTAGGGGTCTTTCTCCTGGATGGGTTACTCCTGTCCATGGCTTACAACGTTCATCACTATAGCTTTATT CTGAAGGAGACCAATTTCACGAGACTTTGCACCACAAAGCCAATGCTGACTGTAAACGAGCAGTTCCCAGGTCCAACCATTACTGTTCGCAAGGGAGACAGAGCTTTTGTTAATGTCCACAACAACGGCAAATATGGTGTCACCATTCACTG GCATGGAGTGAAACAACCACAAAACCCATGGTCAGATGGTCCAGAAAACATCACGCAATGTCCAATTCAGCCGGGGAAAAACTTTACCTACGAAGTCATATTTTCTGATGAAGAAGGAACTCTATGGTGGCATGCACATAGTGATTGGTCGCGTGCTACCGTTCATGGCCCTATTGTTATTTTACCTGAAAGAGGGAAATCTTATCCCTTTCCCGAACCTTATGCTGAGAAAACCGTCGTGCTCG CTTCGTGGTTCAATCGTGATGTGAAGGAACTAATCGACAACGCCACGGCAATCGGAGGAGACGTAGATCCGTCCGATGCTTTCACCATTAATGGCTGGCCAGGAGCTTTATATAACTGCTCCG AAACTATATCCCGTCTGCCGGTTGTGTTCGGAAAGACCTATCTGTTTCGTCTAGTCAGTGCCGTCATGAACGAAGAGATGTTTTTCGCAATTGCCGGACACAACTTCACTGTAGTGGCTCAAGATGGATCATACATCAAGCCCATACTGACCAGCTACATAATGATAACTCCCGGCCAAACCATGGATATTTTACTAACAGCAAACCAGCCTCCCAGCTACTACTACATGGCTGCTAGTCCATATTTCGAATCAGGAGCTCCACATGACGAAACTACAACCACGGCCATTCTCCAATACACAAACGTAATTGCTGCCCCGGCTAATATTTCCATGCCAACACTTCCGATTGAAACGGACAACATCTCTGCAGATAACTTCACAAGCAAGATAAAGGCCTTGGCAAGCAAGGACCATCCGATTAGCGTGCCGAAAAATGTTACGAAACAAATCCTCATCACAGTTTCCGTGAATCAGCTGCCTTGTGAACTTGGCGCTGGCTTATGTGGTGGACCTAATGGTAATAGGCTTTCTGCTAGCTTGAACAATATCAGTTTTGATACTCCAACGACTGATATACTCCAAGCATACTACAG GAGTTTACCTAATGTCTTCGACAGTGATTTCCCGGATCAACCGCCACTTTACTTTAATTTCTCAGGAGTTGATTCGGATACTTATTTGTTACCACAAGTGGGAACAAAGGTGAAATTGATCGAGTACGGGGCATCAGTTGAAATTGTGTTCCAGGGGACTAATGTTGGAAATCCAGAAAACCATCCAATGCATCTGCATGGTTACAGCTTCTATGTTGTCGGATCAGCTTATGGTAACTGGAATCAGACCACTTCTCCGGCCACTTACAACTTGATCGATCCGCCAGCGGTCAACACCGTTGGAGTTCCTAGAAATGGATGGACTGCCATTCGATTTGTTGCCGATAATCCAG GAGTATGGTTTATGCATTGTCATTTGGAACGTCATGCTAGTTGGGGAATGGACGCAGTACTCATTGTGAAGAACGGATCCAAGAAGAAAACCAGTATTCGCCGACCTCCTCCTAACTTGCCAATTTGCGCTTAG